The following are from one region of the Salinirussus salinus genome:
- a CDS encoding oxidoreductase, whose translation MTDWSVEDMPSMDGKRVVVTGANSGVGFEGTRAFAGAGATVVMACRSAERGERAADEIREAVPGAALDVRRCDLADLDSVRDFAAGVRGTYDELHVLCNNAGVMAVPRSETADGFETQLGVNHLGHFALTGHLLGRLVGTAGESRVVTQSSGAHEMGEVDFEDLHREGSYGKWEAYGQSKLANLLFAYELQRRLEEAGVERTVSVACHPGYADTNLQYRGPEASGSRVRYGLMKVANTVFAQSAAKGALPMLYAAAAEGVEGGDYYGPGGLLGMRGPPEKQESSDASYDEGTAERLWAVSEELTGVGYDFEALAPRPA comes from the coding sequence ATGACGGACTGGAGCGTCGAGGACATGCCGTCGATGGACGGCAAGCGAGTGGTCGTGACGGGTGCAAACAGCGGGGTCGGCTTCGAGGGAACCAGGGCCTTCGCCGGGGCCGGTGCGACCGTCGTGATGGCCTGCCGGAGCGCCGAGCGCGGCGAGCGGGCCGCCGACGAGATACGCGAGGCGGTTCCCGGGGCGGCGCTGGACGTGCGGCGGTGTGACCTGGCGGACCTGGACTCCGTGCGGGACTTCGCCGCGGGAGTTCGGGGCACCTACGACGAACTGCACGTCCTCTGTAACAACGCCGGCGTGATGGCGGTCCCCCGCTCGGAGACCGCAGACGGCTTCGAGACCCAGCTCGGCGTGAACCACCTGGGCCACTTCGCGCTGACGGGGCACCTGCTCGGCCGGCTGGTCGGGACGGCGGGCGAGAGCCGCGTCGTCACCCAGTCCAGCGGCGCCCACGAGATGGGCGAGGTGGACTTCGAGGACCTCCACCGCGAGGGCTCGTATGGCAAGTGGGAGGCCTACGGCCAGTCCAAGCTCGCCAACCTCCTCTTCGCCTACGAACTCCAGCGCCGCCTCGAGGAGGCGGGCGTCGAGCGAACCGTAAGCGTCGCCTGCCACCCCGGCTACGCCGACACGAACCTCCAGTACCGGGGCCCGGAAGCGTCGGGCTCGCGAGTCCGCTACGGCCTGATGAAAGTCGCCAACACCGTGTTCGCCCAGTCAGCAGCGAAGGGAGCGCTCCCGATGCTGTACGCCGCGGCCGCCGAGGGCGTCGAGGGCGGGGACTACTACGGCCCCGGCGGTCTCCTGGGGATGCGCGGCCCGCCCGAGAAACAGGAGTCGAGCGACGCCTCCTACGACGAGGGTACCGCCGAACGGCTCTGGGCGGTTTCCGAGGAGCTGACCGGGGTGGGCTACGACTTCGAGGCGCTGGCCCCGCGGCCGGCCTGA
- a CDS encoding heavy metal translocating P-type ATPase has protein sequence MSCTLCDLDVPAEPVTDPEVDGEYCCRGCLEVARSLGDVGDVESETPEDLLETGADDAEGEVAYLSVDGMHCATCELFLESTATDHEGVEAAAASYATETMKVVYDPDRLAGERLPELVSGTGYEARERAVEREEESDPRVARLLVGGFFAMMAMVSYALFIYPQHFGFDPVVDFGVFGRGYLLGQVWLFASVVLFYTGYPLLRGAYVSLRAGQPNMDLLVALAATSAYLYSTAVAVGGGLDVYFDVTIAVVMVVTAGTHYEQRVKRRAVGLLADLTADRVETARTPDGETLDIEDVTPGAELLVRPGERVPLDGTVTEGVAAVDEALVTGESLPVTKRPGDEVVGGAVVTDAPLVVAVGEEAASTLDRIVGLMWEIQSARPGVQQLADKLATVFVPLVSVLAVVVAAGTLVLGGSVTAAVLVGLTVLVVSCPCALGLATPLAVAAGTRRAAEEGVVVASETVFETLPDVETVAVDKTGTLTSGAMTVVDTVGEPEVLARAAALERYSSHPVADAVVSAAGAAGAEEGGDASRPTVDGADGPGGAASADGGMAAPAADGASVDVEPKGVAGPVEGAETVVGHPDLFEERGWTVPERHRERAAEAREAGAVPVLVGWDGRCRGVLVVADRPRADWDAVVETLGEDRRVVVLTGDDSAAAERFADHGAVDEVFSGVPPDGKVAAVQRLREDGRVAMVGDGVNDAPALAAADVGVALARGTELATDAADAVVTDGRLGAVPTLFEVASRTRQRVRGNLAWAFGYNAVAVPLAATGMLNPLFAALAMGTSSLLVVLNSSRAVVPGD, from the coding sequence ATGTCCTGTACCCTCTGTGACCTGGACGTGCCGGCCGAGCCCGTGACCGACCCCGAGGTCGACGGCGAGTACTGCTGTCGGGGCTGTCTCGAGGTCGCCCGCTCGCTGGGTGACGTCGGGGACGTCGAGAGCGAGACGCCGGAGGACCTGCTCGAGACCGGCGCGGACGACGCGGAGGGGGAGGTGGCCTACCTCTCTGTCGACGGGATGCACTGTGCGACCTGCGAGCTCTTTCTGGAGTCGACGGCCACCGACCACGAGGGGGTCGAAGCCGCCGCCGCCAGCTACGCGACGGAGACGATGAAGGTGGTCTACGACCCCGACCGGCTGGCCGGCGAGCGGCTGCCGGAGCTGGTCTCGGGGACGGGCTACGAGGCCCGCGAGCGGGCCGTCGAGCGCGAGGAAGAGAGCGACCCCCGGGTCGCCAGGCTGCTCGTGGGCGGCTTCTTCGCGATGATGGCGATGGTCTCCTACGCGCTGTTCATCTACCCCCAGCACTTCGGGTTCGACCCCGTCGTCGACTTCGGTGTCTTCGGGCGGGGTTACCTGCTCGGACAGGTGTGGCTGTTCGCGAGCGTCGTGCTCTTCTACACGGGGTATCCGCTGTTGCGCGGGGCCTACGTCAGCCTGCGGGCCGGGCAGCCGAACATGGACCTGCTGGTGGCGCTGGCCGCCACCTCGGCGTACCTCTACAGCACGGCCGTCGCAGTCGGCGGCGGGCTCGACGTCTACTTCGACGTCACTATCGCCGTCGTGATGGTCGTGACGGCGGGCACCCACTACGAACAGCGGGTCAAAAGGCGGGCGGTCGGCCTGCTCGCCGACCTGACTGCCGACCGCGTCGAGACCGCCCGCACGCCCGACGGCGAGACGCTCGACATCGAGGACGTGACTCCGGGAGCGGAGCTGCTCGTGCGACCGGGCGAGCGCGTCCCCCTTGACGGGACGGTCACGGAAGGGGTGGCGGCCGTCGACGAGGCGCTGGTGACCGGGGAGTCGCTGCCGGTCACAAAACGGCCCGGCGACGAGGTCGTCGGCGGGGCGGTCGTCACGGACGCGCCGCTGGTCGTCGCGGTCGGCGAGGAGGCGGCGAGCACGCTCGACCGGATCGTCGGCCTGATGTGGGAGATCCAGAGCGCGCGCCCGGGCGTCCAGCAGCTGGCGGACAAGCTGGCGACGGTGTTCGTGCCGCTGGTGTCGGTACTCGCGGTCGTCGTCGCGGCCGGAACGCTCGTCCTCGGCGGGTCCGTGACCGCGGCCGTCCTCGTCGGACTGACGGTGCTGGTGGTCTCCTGCCCGTGTGCGCTCGGGCTCGCGACGCCGCTGGCGGTGGCGGCGGGGACCCGCCGGGCCGCCGAGGAGGGGGTCGTCGTGGCCTCGGAGACCGTCTTCGAGACGCTGCCGGACGTGGAGACGGTCGCCGTCGACAAGACCGGGACGCTGACCAGCGGCGCCATGACCGTCGTCGACACGGTCGGCGAGCCGGAGGTGCTGGCCCGCGCCGCGGCCCTGGAGCGGTACTCCAGCCACCCGGTCGCCGACGCCGTCGTCTCCGCCGCCGGGGCGGCAGGGGCCGAAGAGGGCGGAGACGCCAGCCGACCCACCGTCGACGGTGCCGACGGCCCCGGCGGGGCCGCGAGCGCGGACGGCGGGATGGCGGCCCCGGCGGCCGACGGCGCAAGCGTCGACGTCGAGCCCAAGGGTGTCGCCGGCCCGGTGGAGGGCGCCGAGACGGTCGTCGGCCACCCCGACCTCTTCGAGGAGCGGGGCTGGACGGTCCCGGAGCGCCACCGCGAGCGGGCGGCCGAGGCCCGCGAGGCGGGTGCCGTCCCCGTGCTCGTCGGGTGGGACGGCCGGTGTCGGGGCGTGCTGGTCGTCGCAGACCGGCCCCGGGCGGACTGGGACGCGGTGGTCGAGACGCTGGGCGAGGACCGCCGTGTGGTCGTGCTCACCGGCGACGACAGCGCCGCGGCCGAGCGCTTCGCCGACCACGGCGCCGTCGACGAGGTGTTCAGCGGCGTCCCCCCGGACGGGAAGGTGGCCGCCGTCCAGCGGCTCCGCGAGGACGGCCGGGTGGCGATGGTCGGGGACGGGGTCAACGACGCGCCCGCGCTGGCGGCCGCGGACGTCGGCGTCGCGCTCGCCCGCGGGACGGAACTCGCGACCGACGCCGCCGACGCCGTGGTGACCGACGGGCGGCTCGGAGCCGTCCCGACACTGTTCGAGGTCGCCAGCCGGACCCGCCAGCGGGTGCGCGGGAACCTCGCGTGGGCCTTCGGGTACAACGCCGTCGCCGTGCCGCTGGCGGCGACGGGCATGCTGAACCCCCTGTTCGCGGCGCTGGCGATGGGAACGAGCAGCCTGCTCGTGGTCCTCAACTCCAGCCGGGCGGTCGTTCCCGGCGACTGA
- a CDS encoding mechanosensitive ion channel domain-containing protein, translating to MAADGASLIRETGTEFVDGVVDALPEVLSGLIFLVLAYVVVRVVQRLVRAALERAYPGDQQLIADFGVLVVGLFMWFGAALTLLDIVGLGDIAASLGTAAGFIALGVSYALSNMIADTVAGIYLLRDPDFNPGDTVTAGSVTGTVTSIGLRKSRFEVEGDTVVVANRDVESKWTLRTGSGE from the coding sequence ATGGCAGCCGACGGTGCGTCACTGATCCGCGAGACCGGTACAGAGTTCGTCGACGGCGTCGTCGACGCCCTGCCGGAGGTTCTCTCCGGACTCATCTTTCTGGTCCTGGCGTACGTGGTGGTCCGGGTCGTCCAGCGGCTGGTCCGGGCCGCGCTCGAACGCGCTTACCCCGGCGACCAGCAGCTCATCGCCGACTTCGGCGTGCTCGTCGTCGGCCTCTTCATGTGGTTCGGGGCGGCGCTGACGCTTCTGGACATCGTCGGTCTGGGCGACATCGCCGCCAGCCTCGGCACCGCCGCCGGCTTCATCGCGCTCGGGGTCTCCTACGCCCTCTCGAACATGATCGCCGACACCGTCGCCGGGATCTACCTGCTCCGGGACCCCGATTTCAACCCCGGCGACACCGTCACCGCCGGCTCGGTCACCGGAACCGTCACGAGCATCGGGCTCCGCAAGAGCCGCTTCGAGGTAGAAGGCGACACCGTCGTCGTCGCCAACCGCGACGTGGAGTCGAAGTGGACACTCCGGACCGGGTCGGGGGAGTGA
- a CDS encoding class I SAM-dependent methyltransferase has protein sequence MGMVLSETDREKVDTSPDPAFYDRPRFVTHVDDAFLERLTALYADLLSPGDRVFDAMSSHVSHLPDAEFERVVGHGLNRTELAANPALDEWFLQDLNADQSLPLSDGAFDAVLCAVSVQYLQYPAAVFAEFRRVLAPGGVLVVSFSDRMFPTKAVRAWRTRSMDGRADLVCEYVDAAGGFGTVEVVREQPGPGADPFYAVVARRSGGPKKPT, from the coding sequence GTGGGTATGGTCCTCTCAGAGACCGACCGCGAGAAGGTCGACACCAGCCCGGACCCGGCCTTCTACGACCGGCCCCGCTTCGTCACCCACGTCGACGACGCCTTCCTGGAGCGGCTGACCGCGCTGTACGCGGACCTGCTCTCGCCGGGCGACCGGGTCTTCGACGCCATGAGCAGTCACGTCTCCCACCTCCCCGACGCCGAGTTCGAGCGGGTCGTCGGACACGGCCTCAACCGGACAGAACTGGCGGCCAACCCCGCCCTCGACGAGTGGTTCCTCCAGGACCTCAACGCCGACCAGTCCCTGCCGCTTTCCGACGGAGCCTTCGACGCCGTGCTCTGTGCAGTCTCCGTCCAGTATCTCCAGTACCCGGCGGCGGTGTTCGCGGAGTTCCGGCGCGTGCTCGCCCCCGGCGGCGTGCTGGTGGTGAGCTTCTCGGACCGGATGTTCCCCACGAAGGCGGTCAGGGCCTGGCGGACGCGCTCGATGGACGGACGTGCCGACCTCGTCTGCGAGTACGTCGATGCGGCGGGCGGCTTCGGAACCGTCGAGGTGGTCCGCGAGCAGCCCGGGCCTGGCGCCGACCCGTTCTACGCCGTCGTCGCACGCCGCTCCGGCGGACCCAAAAAGCCCACCTGA
- a CDS encoding LolA family protein produces MKDVRGSVRRYFPLLLAAVLVVATGVVGASLFGSAGEQLSGEDVLENVEQRYDGAETVVGTAEVLATNGSDRYAATVEYAVAEGNNSRVTVHADGSTVVAGTNGTHAWVYDPATGLARVYDEGELEQRHAEYEAEYGSYEQFRERYGDNVTATRVGTETVGGQEAHVLRVVSTNESIDTEGRLWVDREEYTVLKAQATGENGTVTVRFSDTRFGVSVHESTYRPPTDGGREVPDADRETYDSFGAAQSATALDLPDLRDSYGFEEVVVANYDGETTATAAYDTEYGTAYVAVTTADRVPGEGETRRVADRSVTVASAQGGAAAYWTDGDVTTAVVVRGPESSALAVAETLLE; encoded by the coding sequence ATGAAGGACGTCCGGGGTTCGGTCAGACGGTACTTCCCGCTCCTGCTCGCGGCGGTGCTGGTCGTGGCGACCGGCGTGGTGGGCGCGAGCCTGTTCGGGTCCGCCGGGGAGCAACTCTCCGGGGAGGACGTTCTGGAGAACGTCGAGCAGCGTTACGACGGCGCGGAGACCGTCGTCGGGACCGCGGAGGTGCTCGCGACCAACGGCTCCGACCGGTACGCCGCGACCGTCGAGTACGCCGTCGCCGAGGGGAACAACAGCCGGGTGACCGTCCACGCCGACGGCAGTACGGTCGTCGCGGGGACCAACGGCACCCACGCCTGGGTGTACGACCCGGCGACCGGGCTGGCACGCGTCTACGACGAGGGGGAACTCGAGCAGCGCCACGCCGAGTACGAGGCCGAGTACGGCAGTTACGAGCAGTTCCGGGAGCGCTACGGCGACAACGTCACCGCCACCCGGGTCGGGACGGAGACCGTCGGCGGCCAGGAGGCCCACGTCCTCAGGGTCGTCTCGACCAACGAGAGCATCGACACGGAGGGCAGGCTGTGGGTCGACCGCGAGGAGTACACGGTGCTGAAGGCCCAGGCGACCGGCGAGAACGGGACGGTCACGGTCCGGTTCAGCGACACGCGCTTCGGCGTGAGCGTCCACGAGAGCACCTACCGGCCGCCGACCGACGGCGGCAGGGAGGTCCCGGACGCCGACCGCGAGACCTACGACTCCTTCGGGGCGGCCCAGTCCGCGACCGCCCTCGACCTGCCGGACCTCCGTGACAGCTACGGCTTCGAGGAGGTGGTCGTCGCGAACTACGACGGCGAGACCACGGCCACGGCGGCCTACGACACCGAGTACGGCACCGCCTACGTCGCGGTGACGACGGCCGACCGCGTCCCCGGGGAGGGCGAGACCCGCCGCGTCGCGGACCGGTCGGTGACCGTCGCCAGCGCCCAGGGGGGCGCGGCGGCCTACTGGACCGACGGCGACGTGACCACGGCAGTGGTCGTCCGCGGTCCCGAATCGTCGGCGCTCGCGGTCGCGGAGACGCTGCTCGAATGA
- a CDS encoding ABC transporter permease has protein sequence MDFRETLSIAVRSLRSHRLRSALTVLGVVVGIAAVVTFVTVGASLRADIVGEVEGSSANNIYLLSTPADDGGPPDAPRPVFTEHDVSQLREVDGAVRVVPQGSLPVSALTYGNDTVGRQQVTATTPAAFEGATFLAGRAFESGAREVVVNERARTAFDRNLSVGDELRVTRRDGDATNVTVVGVVNSTGTELPFQSFVSQSRFYFPTEPFYDTVVESPALGVNQRVYLQVTVVADPGGLTATQAAVREYLEGSDAAALQPSGYDLSARTSGDIADSLEDLVNRLTRFVTGLAVLSLLVGAIGIANIMLVSVTERTREIGIMKAVGGRNRDVLVLFLTEATLLGAVGALVAVPVGLAGAWVATGYADIGLTVPLGWVAVAIAVGLLVGALSGLYPAWRAARVDPIDALRRE, from the coding sequence ATGGACTTCCGGGAGACACTCAGCATCGCGGTCCGGTCGCTGCGCTCGCACAGGCTCCGCTCGGCGCTGACCGTCCTGGGGGTCGTGGTCGGCATCGCTGCGGTGGTCACCTTCGTGACCGTCGGCGCCAGCCTGAGAGCCGACATCGTCGGGGAGGTCGAGGGGTCGAGTGCCAACAACATCTACCTGCTCTCGACACCGGCCGACGACGGGGGGCCGCCCGATGCTCCCCGTCCCGTGTTCACCGAACACGACGTCTCCCAGCTCCGCGAGGTCGACGGCGCGGTCAGGGTGGTCCCGCAGGGGAGCCTCCCGGTCAGTGCGCTGACCTACGGCAACGACACCGTCGGCCGCCAGCAGGTGACCGCCACCACGCCGGCGGCCTTCGAGGGAGCGACCTTCCTCGCGGGCCGGGCCTTCGAGTCCGGGGCCCGGGAGGTGGTCGTCAACGAGCGCGCCCGGACGGCCTTCGACCGGAACCTCTCGGTCGGCGACGAGCTCCGGGTGACCCGCCGGGACGGCGACGCGACCAACGTGACCGTCGTCGGTGTCGTCAACAGCACGGGGACCGAACTCCCCTTCCAGTCCTTCGTCTCGCAGTCCCGCTTTTACTTCCCGACGGAGCCGTTCTACGACACCGTCGTCGAGAGCCCCGCACTGGGTGTGAACCAGCGGGTCTACCTCCAGGTGACCGTCGTCGCCGACCCCGGCGGCCTGACTGCCACGCAGGCGGCGGTCCGCGAGTACCTGGAGGGGTCCGACGCCGCGGCCCTCCAGCCCTCGGGCTACGACCTCTCGGCGCGGACCAGCGGCGACATCGCCGACAGCCTCGAGGACCTCGTGAACCGGCTGACCCGCTTCGTGACCGGGCTCGCGGTGCTCTCGCTGCTGGTCGGCGCCATCGGCATCGCCAACATCATGCTGGTCAGCGTCACCGAGCGCACCCGGGAGATCGGGATCATGAAGGCCGTCGGCGGGCGCAACCGCGACGTGCTCGTGCTCTTTCTGACCGAGGCGACGCTGCTTGGCGCCGTCGGCGCGCTCGTCGCCGTCCCGGTCGGGCTCGCGGGCGCCTGGGTGGCCACCGGGTACGCCGACATCGGGCTGACCGTCCCCCTGGGATGGGTCGCCGTCGCCATCGCCGTCGGCCTGCTGGTCGGGGCGCTCTCGGGGCTGTACCCCGCCTGGCGGGCCGCCCGGGTCGACCCCATCGACGCGCTCAGACGGGAGTGA
- a CDS encoding ABC transporter ATP-binding protein, whose translation MGVAETVHTPEPVVALEGVSKTYELGGETVEALADVSLSLPAGSYTAVMGPSGSGKSTLLNLVGGLDTPGEGTVTVGGRELGSLSERERAAVRGGEVGFVFQTFNLMPRLTAVENVALPLVFQGWDRDERTARAEKLLADVGLDDRLNHRPTELSGGQRQRVAIARALAPGPAVLLADEPTGNVDTDTGARVMGLLDDLHAAGNTILLVTHERRIAEHADRVVHVRDGVVERIEDLEDGDPTPPGEG comes from the coding sequence GTGGGTGTGGCAGAGACGGTACACACACCGGAGCCAGTCGTCGCGCTCGAGGGCGTCTCGAAGACCTACGAGCTCGGCGGCGAGACCGTCGAGGCGCTGGCCGACGTCTCGCTGTCGCTCCCGGCGGGGTCTTACACTGCGGTCATGGGACCCAGCGGCTCGGGCAAGTCGACGCTCCTGAACCTCGTCGGCGGGCTCGACACCCCCGGCGAGGGGACGGTGACCGTCGGCGGGCGCGAACTCGGGTCGCTCTCCGAGCGCGAGCGGGCTGCGGTCCGCGGCGGCGAGGTCGGGTTCGTCTTCCAGACGTTCAACCTCATGCCCCGGCTGACCGCCGTCGAGAACGTCGCGCTGCCGCTGGTCTTCCAGGGGTGGGACAGAGACGAGCGCACCGCCCGCGCCGAGAAGCTGCTGGCCGACGTCGGGCTGGACGACCGGCTGAACCACCGGCCGACCGAACTCAGCGGCGGCCAGCGCCAGCGGGTGGCCATCGCCCGCGCACTCGCGCCGGGCCCCGCCGTCCTCCTGGCCGACGAGCCGACCGGCAACGTCGACACCGACACCGGCGCGCGGGTGATGGGGCTGCTCGACGACCTCCACGCCGCGGGGAACACCATCCTGCTGGTGACCCACGAACGCCGCATCGCCGAGCACGCCGACCGGGTCGTCCACGTCCGGGACGGCGTCGTCGAACGCATCGAGGACCTCGAGGACGGCGACCCGACTCCCCCCGGGGAGGGCTGA
- a CDS encoding C2H2-type zinc finger protein: MATREDPSPASHRCGCGETFESTEELLEHAREDHGLFVG, translated from the coding sequence ATGGCGACACGGGAGGACCCGTCGCCGGCCTCGCACAGGTGTGGCTGTGGGGAGACTTTCGAGTCGACCGAGGAACTTCTGGAGCACGCCCGGGAGGACCACGGACTGTTCGTTGGGTAG
- a CDS encoding FAD-binding oxidoreductase, which translates to MSAKARSRWGWGFEGEMPAGETLREQKAFMEEELGFPELPVLEPVPVEEATVPEPTVGVPDRLADFCTADRGPRMRHTYGMAEPENIRAFHGDFSPAPDLVARPRTEDEVAETLAWASEANVAVTPVTGGTGVVGGSGPPEGELRAAYDGTLALNLRELDRVLEVDEDSRAARIQGGALGPDLNDQLSEHDLHLRHYPQSYPLSGLGGWIATRSGGHYATRYTHIDELVESVRMVAPAGVFETQRLPAHGAGPDADRLVCGSEGTLGVVTEAWMQVQPRPTYRSDAAVYFDGVPEAAEGIRRVVQAGLAPANCRLHDRVETSMYGLSDIERELVVLGFESADHPTDGDLDRALELCAEVGGECPDGPDHYGPGFGSERPEDSDVARWGAAFQMSGAPSANIPLAVVRGTVETAVTWDAFPDFHDAMLESMTAAVEEECGMGHVSTRFTHVYPDGPAPYYTFMAPADRDPDRRIEQWRAVKRAGLDTVMEYDLTPTHHHAVGRDHKEWYAQQIPDNYGETLQAVKGVLDPADVMNPGVLVDPPGHS; encoded by the coding sequence ATGAGCGCGAAAGCCCGCAGCCGGTGGGGGTGGGGGTTCGAGGGCGAGATGCCAGCCGGAGAGACCCTCCGCGAGCAGAAGGCGTTCATGGAGGAGGAACTCGGTTTCCCGGAGCTGCCGGTGCTGGAGCCGGTCCCCGTGGAGGAGGCGACGGTTCCGGAGCCGACAGTCGGCGTCCCCGACCGCCTGGCCGACTTCTGTACCGCCGACCGGGGCCCGCGGATGCGCCACACCTACGGGATGGCCGAGCCGGAGAACATCCGCGCGTTCCACGGCGACTTCTCGCCGGCGCCGGACCTCGTCGCGCGCCCGCGGACCGAAGACGAGGTCGCCGAGACGCTGGCGTGGGCGTCAGAGGCGAACGTCGCAGTCACGCCCGTCACCGGCGGCACCGGCGTCGTCGGCGGGAGCGGCCCCCCGGAGGGCGAGCTGCGCGCGGCCTACGACGGGACGCTCGCGCTGAACCTCCGGGAACTCGACCGGGTGCTGGAGGTCGACGAGGACTCGCGGGCCGCCCGCATCCAGGGGGGTGCGCTCGGGCCGGACCTGAACGACCAGCTCTCCGAGCACGACCTCCACCTCCGTCACTACCCCCAGTCGTACCCGCTGTCGGGACTGGGCGGGTGGATCGCCACCCGCTCGGGGGGGCACTACGCCACCCGCTACACCCACATCGACGAACTCGTCGAGAGCGTGCGGATGGTCGCGCCGGCGGGCGTCTTCGAGACCCAGCGCCTGCCCGCCCACGGCGCCGGCCCGGACGCCGACCGGCTCGTCTGTGGCTCGGAGGGGACCCTGGGCGTGGTGACGGAGGCCTGGATGCAGGTCCAGCCCCGCCCCACCTACCGTTCGGACGCCGCGGTCTACTTCGACGGCGTCCCCGAAGCGGCGGAGGGGATCCGCCGGGTCGTCCAGGCGGGGCTGGCGCCGGCCAACTGCCGGCTGCACGACCGCGTCGAGACGAGCATGTACGGCCTCTCGGACATCGAGCGCGAGCTCGTGGTGCTGGGCTTCGAGTCCGCCGACCACCCGACCGACGGCGACCTCGACCGTGCCCTGGAGCTCTGTGCGGAGGTCGGCGGGGAGTGTCCGGACGGACCGGACCACTACGGCCCCGGCTTCGGCAGCGAACGCCCGGAGGATTCTGACGTGGCGCGGTGGGGTGCGGCCTTCCAGATGAGCGGCGCCCCGAGCGCGAACATCCCGCTTGCTGTCGTCCGCGGGACCGTCGAAACGGCGGTCACCTGGGACGCCTTCCCCGACTTCCACGACGCGATGCTGGAGTCGATGACCGCGGCCGTCGAGGAGGAGTGCGGGATGGGCCACGTCTCCACCCGCTTCACCCACGTCTACCCGGACGGGCCCGCCCCATACTACACCTTCATGGCGCCGGCCGACCGCGACCCCGACCGCCGTATCGAGCAGTGGCGGGCGGTCAAGCGCGCCGGCCTCGATACGGTGATGGAGTACGACCTCACCCCGACCCACCACCACGCCGTCGGCCGTGACCACAAGGAGTGGTACGCCCAGCAGATCCCCGACAACTACGGGGAGACCCTGCAGGCGGTCAAGGGGGTGCTCGACCCGGCGGACGTGATGAACCCCGGCGTGCTGGTCGACCCGCCCGGGCACTCCTGA
- a CDS encoding ATP-binding cassette domain-containing protein yields MAAISVEGLRREFGDTVAVDDLSFAVEEGELFGLLGPNGAGKSTLIGMCCTLVRPTAGTAAVNGHDIRTERDAVRGSIGVVFQEPALDEELTGVENLVFHARLYGLSRARRRERVAEVLGLVDLADVADDTVDTYSGGMKRRLEIARGFLHEPAVLFLDEPTLGLDAGTRRDTWEYIRALNDRGVTVVMTTHYMEEADALCDRVAIVDDGSVVALDSPARLKASLGGDVVAVGAADDTAALADRLRGVDWVAGVEATTDGLSVTVDDGARRVADVVRLADESGVTITSVDRRAPSLETVFLDLTGREVRTGGDSGLAEPAAGGGPGDEGWGAPGTSSPDGGK; encoded by the coding sequence ATGGCGGCGATCAGCGTCGAGGGGCTCCGCCGGGAGTTCGGTGACACCGTCGCTGTCGACGACCTCTCGTTTGCCGTCGAGGAGGGTGAGCTGTTCGGCCTGCTGGGACCCAACGGGGCCGGCAAGTCGACGCTGATCGGTATGTGCTGTACGCTGGTCCGGCCGACAGCCGGGACCGCGGCGGTGAACGGCCACGACATCCGGACCGAGCGCGACGCCGTCCGGGGCTCGATCGGGGTCGTCTTCCAGGAGCCCGCGCTCGACGAGGAACTCACGGGGGTCGAGAACCTCGTCTTTCACGCCCGCCTCTACGGGCTCTCGCGGGCCCGCCGTCGCGAGCGCGTGGCCGAGGTGCTCGGGCTGGTCGACCTGGCCGACGTCGCCGACGACACCGTCGACACCTACTCGGGCGGGATGAAACGCCGCCTGGAGATCGCGCGGGGCTTTCTCCACGAGCCGGCGGTGCTCTTCCTCGACGAGCCGACGCTCGGTCTGGATGCCGGGACCCGTCGGGACACTTGGGAGTACATCCGCGCGCTCAACGACCGCGGCGTCACCGTCGTCATGACCACCCACTACATGGAGGAGGCCGACGCGCTCTGTGACCGGGTGGCCATCGTCGACGACGGGAGCGTGGTCGCGCTGGACAGCCCCGCCCGGCTCAAGGCGAGTCTGGGCGGGGACGTGGTCGCCGTCGGAGCCGCCGACGACACCGCCGCGCTGGCCGACCGGCTGCGCGGGGTCGACTGGGTGGCCGGCGTCGAGGCCACGACCGACGGTCTGAGCGTCACCGTCGACGACGGCGCCCGCCGGGTCGCGGACGTGGTCCGGCTGGCCGACGAGAGCGGCGTCACCATCACTTCCGTCGACCGCCGGGCACCCAGCCTGGAGACCGTCTTTCTCGACCTGACCGGGCGGGAGGTCCGGACCGGCGGGGACAGCGGCCTCGCCGAACCGGCGGCCGGCGGCGGGCCGGGCGACGAGGGGTGGGGAGCGCCCGGGACCAGCAGCCCGGACGGGGGGAAGTGA